From one Ochrobactrum vermis genomic stretch:
- the pip gene encoding prolyl aminopeptidase: MTDAKRVPKDGSCPSERNALQINDLELQGDVVIAAGVVQPTHTFRLQVGDMHELSVLEYGNSKGIPVVFLHGGPGAGVSAKQIASFDLDTYRVITFDQRGAGRSTPVAEIAENTTQHLIADIEALREKLGIERWLVTGGSWGSCLSLAYGIAHPQRCLGFRLHGIFLGGQEDVDWWFHGCRAIFPDHWQTFAEFVPENERGDLLAAYYKRLTSGDPTQEQAAAQSLRGFSARTQTFEPDTNHVSKLLKPEAALAVSRIFTHYCINRAFLPDNYLIENIDRIRHLPAEIVQARYDTVTPMMTAWKLKEAWPEASFTIVTLANHQSTVGPMADALAVASARLARQLA; the protein is encoded by the coding sequence ATGACGGATGCGAAGCGCGTTCCGAAGGATGGGTCTTGTCCTTCTGAAAGAAATGCGCTGCAAATCAATGATTTGGAGCTGCAAGGCGATGTTGTTATAGCGGCAGGTGTCGTGCAACCGACGCATACGTTCCGTTTGCAAGTCGGCGACATGCATGAGCTTTCCGTTTTGGAATATGGCAATTCGAAAGGTATCCCCGTCGTTTTTCTGCATGGCGGTCCCGGCGCGGGTGTCTCGGCCAAGCAGATTGCCAGTTTCGATCTCGACACCTATCGTGTCATTACCTTCGATCAGCGCGGTGCGGGGCGTTCCACCCCTGTCGCTGAAATTGCTGAAAACACCACACAGCATCTGATCGCGGATATTGAAGCGCTACGCGAAAAACTGGGTATCGAACGCTGGCTTGTGACTGGTGGCTCCTGGGGATCATGTCTGTCGCTTGCCTATGGCATTGCACATCCGCAGCGCTGCCTCGGCTTTCGACTGCACGGCATATTTCTTGGCGGGCAGGAGGATGTCGATTGGTGGTTTCACGGCTGCCGGGCCATTTTCCCTGATCACTGGCAGACATTTGCCGAATTCGTACCGGAAAATGAACGCGGCGATCTGCTCGCCGCCTATTACAAGCGGCTAACGTCCGGTGACCCGACGCAGGAACAAGCCGCAGCTCAGAGCCTGCGCGGATTTTCGGCGCGCACGCAAACCTTCGAACCGGACACGAACCACGTCTCCAAACTTCTGAAGCCGGAAGCGGCCTTGGCTGTATCACGCATTTTCACCCATTATTGCATTAACCGCGCTTTCCTCCCTGACAATTATCTCATCGAGAATATCGATCGTATTCGTCATCTGCCGGCCGAAATCGTGCAGGCGAGATACGACACGGTAACGCCGATGATGACGGCTTGGAAACTCAAGGAAGCGTGGCCGGAAGCCAGCTTCACTATTGTCACGCTCGCCAATCATCAGTCGACGGTAGGCCCTATGGCCGATGCGCTGGCAGTCGCATCTGCCCGGCTGGCGCGGCAATTGGCGTGA
- a CDS encoding isoaspartyl peptidase/L-asparaginase family protein produces the protein MSDFVPVIALHGGAGTILKANMTPEKEAAYHAGLRECLQAGLNVLRGGGKALDAVTASVIALEENPLFNAGRGAVFTTDEMHEMDAAIMDGATRACGAISGICGPRNPVLAARAVMEQTDHVFFAGEGAKRFCEAAGLEMMPPEWFSTDQRRKALHDEMARRRSGAADDGDPARKHGTVGAVALDSFGHLAAATSTGGMTAKTPGRVGDSPVIGAGTWADDQTVALSATGHGEYFIRWAVGHEIDARMRWAGQSLSEAAGAVVRELGEIGGSGGLVAVDRKGNVSLPFNSPGMYRAWCDLNGEIQTGIYR, from the coding sequence ATGTCTGATTTCGTACCCGTAATTGCGTTGCACGGCGGCGCTGGAACCATTCTCAAGGCTAATATGACGCCGGAGAAGGAAGCGGCCTATCACGCTGGTTTGCGCGAATGTTTACAGGCTGGGCTGAACGTGTTGCGGGGCGGTGGAAAAGCTCTCGATGCTGTCACGGCATCTGTGATCGCGCTGGAGGAAAATCCGCTATTCAACGCGGGCCGTGGGGCCGTGTTCACAACTGATGAAATGCATGAGATGGATGCCGCTATCATGGATGGTGCAACCCGCGCATGCGGTGCCATTTCCGGAATTTGCGGACCACGCAATCCTGTTCTGGCGGCGCGTGCAGTCATGGAACAGACTGACCACGTATTTTTCGCAGGCGAAGGAGCAAAGCGTTTCTGCGAAGCGGCCGGTTTGGAAATGATGCCTCCGGAATGGTTCTCGACGGATCAACGTCGCAAGGCATTGCATGACGAAATGGCACGTCGCCGCAGTGGCGCTGCTGACGATGGCGATCCTGCCCGTAAGCACGGGACAGTCGGGGCGGTTGCACTGGATAGTTTCGGACATCTGGCTGCGGCCACATCCACTGGTGGGATGACGGCCAAAACGCCGGGGCGCGTTGGGGACAGCCCGGTGATAGGTGCCGGAACTTGGGCGGACGACCAGACAGTTGCGCTTTCTGCCACCGGTCACGGAGAATATTTCATTCGCTGGGCCGTAGGTCACGAAATCGATGCGCGGATGCGCTGGGCTGGACAATCGCTCAGCGAAGCGGCTGGTGCCGTTGTCCGCGAACTCGGTGAAATTGGCGGCTCCGGTGGTCTTGTTGCCGTTGATCGTAAAGGTAACGTCAGTCTGCCGTTCAACAGTCCCGGCATGTATCGTGCCTGGTGCGATTTGAACGGTGAGATTCAGACTGGAATCTACCGTTAG
- a CDS encoding SAM-dependent methyltransferase: MTAESKSIRIIRTVVETLRPQFNIELWDGTRIGTFDGPSLVINDPTIVRQLILKPNYDSLIDIWTSGRVDISNGTIFDLANARTDGSVKNRLKELPKWQLLKDLPALLFAGKSDARAALDGKEPFVSGSSKEAITHHYDVSNEFYRLFLDDRMVYTCGYFTDWTNDIDQAQKDKLELICRKLRLKSGDQLLDIGCGWGALLIYAAQNFGVIGTGVSLSEAQTALAREKIRRAGLEDRITIHVKSYTELDGQFDKISSVGMFEHVGITNYDSYFSTVNRLLRPGGLYMHHAITRRMKKNKKSFKRKSAEHKALVKYIFPGGELDHLGMTVENLEGYGFEVHDVENLREHYGRTCRLWSERLHSNFDKAVAEIGYPKARLWLLYLAGCALAFERGTVQINQTLASKRKRGISAVPQTRADIYTNFGNPGTG, translated from the coding sequence ATGACGGCTGAATCTAAGTCCATCCGCATCATACGAACAGTCGTGGAAACGCTGCGCCCACAATTCAATATAGAACTGTGGGACGGTACGCGGATAGGCACATTCGACGGTCCGTCGCTGGTGATCAACGATCCGACGATTGTTCGGCAACTGATTCTCAAGCCCAATTACGATTCCCTGATTGATATCTGGACTTCGGGTCGTGTCGATATCAGCAATGGCACTATTTTTGATCTGGCCAATGCCCGAACCGACGGCAGTGTGAAGAACAGACTAAAAGAGCTGCCCAAGTGGCAATTGCTAAAGGATCTCCCGGCACTCCTATTTGCTGGAAAGTCCGACGCACGTGCGGCTTTGGACGGTAAGGAGCCTTTTGTCAGTGGATCAAGCAAGGAAGCGATTACCCATCATTACGATGTATCCAACGAGTTCTATCGTTTGTTTCTCGATGACCGGATGGTTTACACTTGCGGTTATTTTACCGATTGGACCAACGACATAGATCAAGCACAGAAAGACAAGCTGGAGCTGATCTGCCGTAAATTGCGTTTGAAATCCGGTGATCAGCTTCTGGATATTGGCTGCGGCTGGGGCGCTCTTCTTATTTATGCAGCGCAGAATTTTGGCGTCATCGGCACCGGTGTTTCGCTCTCAGAAGCGCAAACGGCGCTGGCTCGCGAGAAGATCAGGCGAGCGGGGCTTGAAGACAGGATCACCATTCACGTCAAATCCTATACCGAGCTTGACGGCCAGTTCGACAAGATATCGTCCGTGGGAATGTTCGAGCATGTCGGCATCACCAATTACGACAGTTATTTCAGCACAGTGAACCGGCTTTTGCGTCCAGGCGGACTTTACATGCACCACGCAATCACTCGGCGTATGAAAAAGAACAAGAAATCCTTCAAACGCAAAAGTGCAGAGCATAAGGCACTTGTGAAATACATTTTCCCCGGTGGGGAACTCGATCATTTGGGAATGACGGTAGAAAATCTCGAAGGGTACGGCTTCGAAGTTCACGACGTGGAAAATCTGCGCGAACATTATGGCCGTACCTGTCGTTTATGGAGCGAACGGCTCCATTCCAATTTCGACAAGGCGGTTGCCGAAATTGGCTACCCAAAAGCGCGGCTCTGGCTCCTCTATCTTGCAGGATGCGCTCTGGCATTTGAAAGAGGCACCGTTCAGATTAACCAGACATTGGCTTCAAAACGCAAACGCGGCATTTCCGCCGTGCCTCAGACCAGAGCGGATATCTACACCAATTTCGGTAACCCCGGCACTGGCTGA